One segment of Nostoc flagelliforme CCNUN1 DNA contains the following:
- a CDS encoding ABC transporter permease subunit (The N-terminal region of this protein, as described by TIGR01726, is a three transmembrane segment that identifies a subfamily of ABC transporter permease subunits, which specificities that include histidine, arginine, glutamine, glutamate, L-cystine (sic), the opines (in Agrobacterium) octopine and nopaline, etc.) codes for MKKKKVWLLTILVVAVISIITGHSNYLKAVSSLGKDTLTMITSPDYPPYEFYDTKGGDRQIVGFDIDIAKTLAEKLGFKLQIMESDFNGLIPALQANRADFAMAGMTPTPERQKNIDFSIIYYEAKDTIVAPKGSNLKQPQDLSGKKVGVQLGTIQEQNAQKIAQKVAGIQLKQLNRVPEVVQEIKSGRINAAIVEDTVAKGFAQANPDLEFNTIPSEEASGSAIAFPKGSSLVEPFNKVLQQMKDNGTLAKLVTKWFSENTTANSASSTPAKGGLNLDFTRILPDIPFILRGIPLTLLFTLLSVSLGLIWGTILSLLKILGIKPLTWVANAYTSVFRGTPLLLQLALVYYATPQLTGYDISALQAGVLTFTLNSGAYMSETIRGGIQAVDKGQSEAAMSMGVPYWLMMWDVILPQALKNILPALVNETIGLLKDSALVSTIGVVEILRSAQIVGANKYIYFEPLLFAGLIYYVLVMGMTLGASALERRLRESE; via the coding sequence ATGAAGAAAAAAAAAGTATGGCTATTAACGATACTGGTTGTAGCAGTAATCAGTATCATCACAGGACATAGTAATTATCTAAAAGCTGTCTCATCTTTAGGGAAAGACACGCTGACGATGATTACTTCCCCAGATTATCCTCCTTATGAGTTTTATGATACGAAAGGAGGCGATCGCCAAATCGTTGGCTTTGATATAGATATTGCCAAGACCCTTGCTGAAAAACTAGGGTTTAAACTTCAAATAATGGAATCCGATTTTAATGGATTAATTCCTGCACTCCAAGCAAATCGCGCTGACTTTGCAATGGCTGGGATGACTCCGACTCCAGAACGTCAGAAAAATATTGACTTTTCAATTATTTATTACGAAGCCAAAGATACCATTGTCGCTCCTAAAGGTAGCAACCTAAAGCAGCCCCAAGACTTATCAGGAAAAAAAGTTGGTGTACAACTAGGAACGATACAAGAACAAAATGCTCAGAAAATTGCTCAAAAAGTTGCGGGTATTCAGCTAAAGCAACTTAACAGAGTGCCGGAAGTAGTTCAGGAAATCAAATCTGGGCGAATTAATGCAGCAATTGTTGAGGATACCGTCGCAAAGGGATTTGCCCAAGCTAACCCAGATTTAGAATTTAATACTATTCCCTCAGAGGAAGCAAGTGGATCAGCGATCGCTTTTCCTAAAGGCTCTTCTTTAGTAGAACCGTTTAACAAAGTCCTTCAACAAATGAAGGACAATGGCACATTGGCTAAACTAGTAACCAAGTGGTTTTCAGAGAATACCACCGCCAATTCTGCATCTTCAACTCCTGCCAAAGGCGGATTAAATCTCGATTTCACCAGAATTCTTCCAGATATTCCCTTTATTCTTCGGGGAATCCCTTTAACTTTGTTGTTTACGCTATTATCTGTATCCTTGGGGTTAATCTGGGGAACAATCCTGTCTCTATTAAAAATTCTCGGCATCAAGCCGCTTACCTGGGTTGCTAACGCCTACACCTCTGTTTTTCGAGGTACACCTTTGTTATTACAGTTAGCATTAGTTTACTACGCAACACCCCAGCTTACAGGCTATGACATTTCCGCATTGCAGGCTGGGGTACTAACTTTTACCCTAAATTCTGGCGCTTATATGTCGGAAACCATCAGGGGTGGGATTCAGGCGGTGGATAAAGGGCAAAGTGAAGCGGCGATGTCTATGGGTGTTCCCTATTGGTTGATGATGTGGGATGTGATTTTACCGCAAGCATTGAAGAACATTCTTCCAGCATTGGTAAATGAAACTATCGGATTGCTCAAAGATTCCGCGCTGGTGTCAACCATTGGGGTGGTGGAAATATTACGCAGCGCCCAAATCGTTGGTGCAAACAAGTATATTTATTTTGAACCACTGCTATTTGCAGGGTTAATCTACTATGTTTTAGTAATGGGTATGACCTTGGGTGCATCCGCTTTAGAAAGGAGGTTACGGGAAAGTGAATAA
- a CDS encoding 2-dehydropantoate 2-reductase: MKICIVGAGAIGGYLGAKLALAGESVTLIARGSHLEAIQKNGLKLLMADGSSQIVTPLATSDIQSAGPQDVVILTVKAHSVPAIAPSLPALYNPHTMVVTAQNGVPWWYFRKYGGEYEGTRIQSVDPDGIIEASIGVQRAIACVVYPATEIIEPGVIKHIEGDRFTLGEIDGSKTERIQLLAQTLKQAGFKAPIRNQIRTEIWIKLWGNVAFNPISALTGATLEDICRYPLTRELARQMMTETQAIAENLGIKFGITLEQRINGAENVGAHKTSMLQDIEAGRATEIDAIVGAVAELGKLTQIPTPYINAIYASVKLLEATKVRI; the protein is encoded by the coding sequence ATGAAAATTTGTATTGTTGGCGCGGGTGCGATCGGTGGATATTTAGGGGCGAAATTGGCACTGGCAGGTGAATCAGTGACATTAATCGCTCGTGGTTCTCATTTGGAGGCAATTCAAAAAAATGGGCTGAAGTTGCTCATGGCAGATGGTTCTAGCCAAATTGTTACTCCGTTGGCAACTAGTGATATCCAGTCAGCAGGCCCACAAGATGTAGTAATTTTAACTGTTAAGGCTCACAGTGTACCCGCGATCGCACCTTCTCTCCCTGCACTCTACAATCCTCATACGATGGTGGTAACAGCCCAAAATGGCGTTCCTTGGTGGTACTTTCGCAAGTATGGCGGTGAGTATGAAGGTACGCGGATTCAATCTGTTGATCCAGATGGGATTATTGAAGCTAGTATCGGTGTCCAACGCGCCATCGCTTGTGTTGTTTACCCAGCAACTGAGATAATTGAACCAGGTGTGATTAAGCATATTGAAGGCGATCGCTTTACTCTTGGTGAAATCGACGGCAGTAAAACAGAACGCATCCAATTATTGGCACAGACTTTAAAACAGGCAGGATTCAAAGCACCAATCCGCAATCAAATTCGCACTGAAATTTGGATTAAGTTGTGGGGGAATGTGGCATTTAATCCCATCAGTGCCCTGACTGGTGCTACTCTAGAGGATATTTGTCGCTATCCCCTTACCCGTGAACTAGCGCGGCAAATGATGACAGAAACTCAAGCGATCGCGGAAAATTTGGGTATAAAGTTTGGCATCACTTTGGAACAGCGAATTAATGGGGCAGAAAATGTTGGTGCCCATAAAACCTCGATGCTACAAGATATTGAAGCCGGACGCGCTACGGAGATAGATGCTATTGTTGGCGCGGTGGCAGAATTGGGAAAACTTACTCAAATTCCCACACCTTATATTAATGCTATTTATGCCAGTGTCAAGCTGCTGGAGGCAACCAAAGTGAGAATTTGA
- a CDS encoding NADPH-dependent FMN reductase: MASTPKILAFAGSTRIESYNKKLVKIAASGAQAAGAEVTYIDLRDLPLPLYDEDLEAQEGLPANARTFKDLLISHQGLLIASPEYNSSLTAVLKNAIDWASRPAPNEAPLAAFAGKVATIMSASPGALGGLRGLVHLRSILGNIKVLVLPDQIAVSKAYEAFNPDGTLVDPKQQESIEKLGDGLTKILLKLN; this comes from the coding sequence ATGGCATCTACACCTAAAATCCTTGCCTTTGCAGGCAGCACCCGGATTGAGTCTTACAATAAAAAATTGGTAAAAATCGCGGCATCTGGCGCTCAGGCAGCAGGCGCAGAAGTGACTTATATAGACCTCCGCGATTTGCCTTTACCTCTATATGATGAGGATTTGGAAGCTCAAGAAGGACTACCTGCCAACGCCCGCACTTTCAAGGATTTGCTGATTTCTCATCAAGGATTGCTGATTGCTTCGCCGGAATATAACAGTTCACTCACAGCAGTTTTGAAGAACGCTATTGATTGGGCATCCCGTCCAGCCCCAAATGAAGCACCGTTGGCTGCTTTTGCAGGTAAGGTTGCTACTATTATGAGCGCTTCCCCAGGCGCTCTTGGTGGTTTGCGGGGATTGGTTCACTTGCGGTCTATTTTGGGAAACATCAAAGTTTTGGTACTTCCCGATCAAATAGCAGTATCCAAAGCTTACGAAGCCTTCAATCCTGATGGCACGTTAGTAGATCCTAAACAGCAAGAATCTATTGAAAAGCTAGGCGATGGCTTAACAAAGATATTGTTGAAGCTAAATTAA
- a CDS encoding hybrid sensor histidine kinase/response regulator — MHSQLSILVIDDEPDNFDVVETLLDGENYQLYYAPSGQQALNRLNSFQPDLILLDVMMPDLDGMEVCQRIKADPQWQAVPIIMVTALTAKEDLARCLAMGADDFISKPINGVELRARVHSMLRIKQQYDSMQVLMKLREDMVNMIVHDLRNPLTSIVLGTEILRLPGLSPEQQQGKADQIFLATQQLQLLIDSLLIMAKLESEKMVLNYTEVDICALCMSAVEDIKAIAAQKNQTLISELPEPGSIIAVDAVIFRRVLDNLLSNAVKFSPSNSQVTLRGEYLAGGGVKVQVVDFGPGVPQDLRQMIFEKYEIGTGMPDVSQIGLGLAFCKMAIEAHSGTITIEDNHPNGSIFTVLLQK, encoded by the coding sequence ATGCATAGTCAACTCTCTATTTTAGTGATCGATGATGAACCCGATAACTTTGATGTTGTTGAAACCTTGCTGGATGGTGAAAACTACCAGTTATACTACGCTCCTAGTGGTCAACAAGCTCTAAATCGCCTCAATAGTTTTCAACCTGATCTGATTTTGCTCGATGTAATGATGCCTGATCTAGATGGGATGGAAGTCTGCCAGCGCATCAAAGCCGATCCACAATGGCAAGCGGTTCCGATCATCATGGTGACTGCATTAACCGCTAAAGAAGATTTGGCTCGATGTCTGGCGATGGGTGCAGATGACTTCATTAGTAAACCCATCAATGGCGTGGAATTACGAGCCAGAGTTCATTCCATGTTACGGATTAAGCAGCAGTATGACAGTATGCAAGTATTGATGAAACTGCGAGAAGACATGGTAAATATGATTGTGCATGATCTGCGAAATCCACTTACCAGTATTGTCTTAGGGACAGAAATTCTTCGGTTGCCAGGTTTGTCACCTGAACAGCAGCAAGGAAAAGCCGATCAAATTTTCCTAGCTACACAACAACTACAATTGTTGATTGATAGCTTGCTGATCATGGCAAAGCTGGAATCTGAGAAAATGGTTCTCAATTACACAGAAGTAGATATTTGTGCGCTGTGTATGTCAGCTGTAGAAGATATTAAGGCGATCGCTGCCCAAAAAAATCAGACCCTGATATCTGAATTACCCGAACCTGGTAGCATTATTGCAGTAGATGCAGTTATCTTTCGTCGAGTGCTGGATAATTTGCTCTCTAATGCTGTTAAGTTCTCACCGTCTAACTCTCAAGTAACCCTACGGGGAGAATATTTGGCAGGAGGAGGTGTGAAAGTGCAAGTCGTTGATTTTGGTCCGGGAGTCCCTCAAGACTTACGACAAATGATTTTCGAGAAGTATGAAATTGGAACTGGAATGCCAGATGTTTCGCAAATTGGTTTAGGATTGGCTTTCTGCAAAATGGCGATCGAGGCACATTCCGGTACGATTACCATTGAAGATAATCATCCAAATGGTAGTATCTTTACTGTATTACTTCAAAAATAA
- a CDS encoding response regulator transcription factor, whose amino-acid sequence MPEISVSCSSPRCVLAALRQDRVTESITVIFMTAKVDRSDLRQGMELGADDYLTKPFSTEELLKAIKVRLAWIEKATL is encoded by the coding sequence ATGCCTGAGATATCTGTATCTTGCTCTTCACCACGATGTGTACTGGCAGCCTTACGCCAAGACCGAGTAACTGAATCTATTACAGTAATTTTTATGACTGCAAAAGTAGACCGTAGTGACTTACGCCAAGGTATGGAGTTAGGAGCCGATGATTACCTCACAAAACCTTTCTCTACGGAAGAACTTCTAAAGGCAATTAAGGTTAGATTGGCTTGGATAGAAAAAGCAACTTTATAG
- a CDS encoding amino acid ABC transporter ATP-binding protein codes for MNNVVIRTEFLCKSFGKLDVLKDISTEFYQGEVVAILGPSGSGKSTFLRCINMLEQPTRGRIYFHEQEITKPKANIAKVRQRLVMVFQHFNLFPHMNVLQNVTYAPIKVKGINKQKAQEHGLELLAKVGLESKVSVYPSKLSGGQKQRVAIARALAMEPEMILFDEPTSALDPEMVKDVLEVMKALALSGMTMAIVTHEMGFAREVANRIMFLDQGILAEDATPSEFFQNPKCDRAKQFLEKML; via the coding sequence GTGAATAATGTAGTAATTCGCACGGAATTCTTATGTAAATCCTTTGGCAAACTCGACGTACTCAAAGATATTTCCACTGAGTTTTATCAGGGGGAAGTGGTTGCCATACTAGGCCCTTCTGGTTCAGGTAAGTCTACCTTTCTGCGATGCATAAACATGCTAGAACAACCCACCAGAGGGAGAATCTACTTTCACGAGCAAGAAATTACCAAGCCCAAAGCAAACATCGCTAAGGTGCGCCAGCGTTTGGTGATGGTATTTCAACATTTTAATTTGTTTCCCCACATGAATGTGCTGCAAAATGTCACCTACGCACCCATAAAGGTGAAAGGAATAAACAAGCAAAAAGCACAAGAACATGGCTTAGAATTGCTTGCTAAGGTAGGTTTAGAGTCAAAAGTGTCTGTGTACCCATCTAAACTATCCGGGGGACAAAAACAGCGAGTAGCGATCGCTCGTGCATTAGCAATGGAACCAGAGATGATTTTGTTTGATGAACCCACCTCTGCATTAGATCCAGAAATGGTTAAGGATGTGCTGGAAGTGATGAAAGCTTTAGCGCTATCTGGAATGACAATGGCGATCGTCACTCATGAAATGGGCTTTGCCAGAGAAGTTGCCAATCGGATTATGTTCCTCGACCAGGGAATTTTAGCAGAAGATGCTACTCCTAGCGAGTTTTTCCAAAATCCTAAGTGCGATCGCGCTAAACAGTTCTTGGAAAAAATGCTTTAG
- a CDS encoding inositol monophosphatase family protein has product MSTTPTTRLILETLLPHLKVAAAYARFLQPKIAALPAKEQGNNFFSAALTDADVAIQNLVEVVLLGTFPEIRFFGEEYESSNNTKYFRATELGSEGDYLVTLDPIDGTKFYMDGHSNYQIILSILNSDDFEAVIAISPAQNIYFYALRGEGAFKGTLDMSLEACAPLHITSVKPSILLGWGMNSIAHLLKDRYQVIDIATDYSSDIQIPNLNDILTGELSGAVIKSGKFIDSAALAFIAKEAGWIVTTLDGSTLPPLHTCQNYSLPGLIVAASKSVHQDLLKAMQSLPVC; this is encoded by the coding sequence ATGTCCACAACACCTACTACTCGACTGATTTTGGAGACTTTACTCCCCCATCTCAAAGTAGCAGCAGCCTATGCCCGTTTTCTTCAACCAAAAATTGCTGCACTTCCCGCCAAAGAACAAGGAAACAACTTTTTTAGTGCCGCACTTACTGATGCAGATGTGGCTATTCAAAATCTGGTAGAAGTAGTACTATTGGGCACTTTCCCAGAGATTCGCTTTTTTGGGGAAGAGTATGAAAGTTCTAACAATACTAAGTATTTTCGCGCTACCGAGCTTGGTTCAGAAGGTGATTATTTAGTCACACTCGACCCGATTGATGGCACGAAGTTTTACATGGATGGACATTCTAATTACCAAATTATTCTCAGTATTCTAAATTCGGATGACTTTGAAGCAGTAATCGCTATTTCCCCTGCCCAAAATATTTATTTTTACGCTCTGCGAGGCGAAGGTGCTTTTAAAGGGACGCTGGATATGAGCTTAGAAGCCTGTGCCCCGTTACACATAACATCCGTCAAACCTTCTATTTTGTTAGGATGGGGAATGAATTCTATCGCACATTTACTAAAAGATCGATATCAAGTAATCGATATAGCGACTGATTACTCTAGTGATATTCAAATTCCCAATCTCAATGATATTCTCACTGGCGAGTTGAGTGGAGCAGTGATCAAATCGGGTAAATTTATTGATAGTGCTGCACTCGCTTTTATTGCAAAAGAGGCTGGCTGGATTGTAACTACTCTGGATGGTTCGACTTTACCGCCATTGCATACTTGTCAAAACTATAGCCTGCCTGGATTGATAGTAGCTGCCTCAAAATCTGTTCATCAAGACCTACTGAAAGCGATGCAAAGTCTACCTGTTTGTTAG
- a CDS encoding response regulator, giving the protein MSHPSCLKILLIDDCAENRLELCHFLQQDSLYTYRILEFEKATQALEWCQQETPDIILLDFVLPDGDRLKFIQQFRECHSNTQTAVIMLTGQGDEIIAVRGMKSGVQDYVVKDKLTAEVLQGAIHHAVERMYLTRQLEQSREQQQLIAAIALRIRQSFKLEEILRATVTEARQFLKADRVVIYQFQPDMSDSIVAESVLPGWTVALGKQIRDTYLQQGAGRDYRQGKKRAINDIYQAGLTNCHLHLLEQFEVKANLVVPILVKEQLWGLLIAHQCSASRHWQSLELDLLDQLAVQIAIAIQQTSAYQQAQAELAKRQRTEAALKVSEEKLKLTLNFAAIGYWEWNPITNQIFAENAIHCLCSEPSGANLTYEQWLNQVYPEDREWVEQKFRQAIATQTDYVVEYRVAWQDGSIHWVSLKGRGLYDETGQLLRMLGVLIDITERKLSEQERRHAEIPRIELQHLMEQIFEVVLAGYWDWDIPGNQEYLSLTFKQMFGYEDHELPNTAQSWQRLIFPEDLPGVLEIFEQHVQSRGKIPYYNEVRYRHKDGSTVWVICSGCVIEWDQDGNPLRMIGCHIDITQRKQVEEALKESEQRYATLTKAAPVAIFRLDNAGNCIYVNDRWSDLTGKSTQAALGMGWAEAIYPEDRDRILKEWYEAELEQTELFYNEGRHLRPDGSINWFDCYLLRETNASGVIIGYIGTLTDITNRKQAEQELIHNRDLREAIFNESADAIFLVDPQTLLTLDCNRQSVELFEAADKTELLNINGQKLQRRPFTASETDAIIRDMQSKGVWSREIEYVTLQGKIFWGNIAAKPITVAGRTMNLVRITDISEQQAALRDRKLAEAQLRQTNEQLANTNVKLARATRLKDEFLANMSHELRTPLNAILGMSEGLQESVFGSINERQAKAIATIERSGRHLLQLINDILDLSKIESGKLELQLSDVSVRSLCDASLSFVKQMALKKNIHLSIHISENIGSIQVDDRRLRQVLINLLSNAVKFTPEGGSVTLEVRVEEAGEQGSRGAGEAGGVNCALSPLSASSFPKLCFHVTDTGIGIAVEEIGKLFQPFIQLDSSLNRQYSGTGLGLVLVQKILTLHGGTISVSSKFGEGSCFTVRIPYHTSDNLLTRQVTASLPSYSLTAENAQVLIVEDSVAAADQITRYFSEMGMQPIIYPKGEGALEEVLRLQPALVILDLQLPNLSGWDVLNQLKSNPKTKDIPVIIISVVDERSKGLTQGAFEYLIKPITRAQLQGTINKLQHSAHSESPMVLSKAALKPPLILLAEDNQANIDTMSGYLEGRGYHLILANNGQQAIDLVKVQRPDLIVMDIQMPEMDGLEAMRRIRDDRQFVDIPMIALTALAMPGDRETCLAAGANEYLTKPVKLKQLVATIQQLLGK; this is encoded by the coding sequence ATGAGTCATCCTTCTTGCCTTAAAATCCTGCTGATTGATGATTGCGCCGAAAATCGGCTGGAATTGTGTCACTTCTTACAGCAGGACAGCCTGTATACCTATCGCATTTTGGAGTTTGAGAAGGCAACGCAAGCCCTGGAATGGTGTCAACAGGAGACACCAGATATCATTTTGCTGGATTTTGTCTTGCCTGATGGGGATAGGCTGAAGTTTATTCAGCAATTTCGGGAATGCCATAGCAATACCCAAACTGCTGTGATTATGTTGACAGGACAAGGGGATGAAATTATCGCTGTCCGTGGGATGAAAAGTGGTGTTCAGGATTATGTGGTTAAAGATAAACTCACGGCTGAAGTTCTTCAAGGCGCAATTCATCATGCCGTTGAACGGATGTATCTGACTCGACAGTTAGAACAAAGTCGGGAACAACAACAACTGATTGCCGCGATCGCTTTACGGATTCGTCAGTCTTTTAAACTAGAAGAAATTCTGCGTGCCACAGTAACAGAAGCACGGCAGTTTCTCAAAGCAGACCGAGTAGTTATCTATCAATTTCAGCCAGATATGAGCGACAGCATTGTGGCGGAGTCAGTGCTTCCTGGTTGGACGGTAGCTTTGGGGAAGCAGATTCGGGACACCTACCTTCAACAGGGAGCCGGGAGGGATTATCGCCAGGGAAAAAAACGGGCGATCAATGACATTTATCAGGCTGGCTTAACGAATTGTCATTTGCATCTTTTAGAACAATTTGAAGTTAAAGCTAATCTGGTAGTACCTATTTTGGTCAAAGAGCAATTGTGGGGATTATTAATTGCTCATCAATGTAGTGCATCTCGTCACTGGCAATCGTTGGAATTGGATTTGTTAGATCAACTAGCGGTGCAAATAGCGATCGCTATTCAACAGACAAGTGCATATCAGCAAGCACAGGCAGAACTGGCAAAACGCCAACGGACAGAAGCAGCCCTAAAAGTCAGCGAAGAGAAACTCAAACTCACCCTAAATTTTGCTGCTATTGGCTATTGGGAATGGAACCCAATCACCAATCAAATATTTGCCGAGAATGCAATTCACTGTCTTTGTTCTGAGCCGAGTGGTGCCAACCTAACTTATGAACAATGGCTCAATCAGGTATATCCAGAAGATCGAGAATGGGTTGAGCAGAAATTTAGGCAGGCGATCGCAACACAGACTGATTATGTTGTGGAATACCGGGTTGCCTGGCAAGATGGCAGCATTCACTGGGTATCGCTAAAAGGACGGGGACTTTACGACGAAACCGGACAACTGCTGCGGATGCTGGGCGTGCTAATTGACATTACAGAACGCAAGCTCTCAGAGCAGGAGCGGCGGCACGCAGAGATACCGCGAATTGAATTACAACATCTTATGGAGCAGATTTTTGAAGTAGTCCTAGCAGGTTACTGGGATTGGGATATTCCAGGCAATCAGGAGTACTTAAGCTTAACCTTCAAGCAGATGTTCGGCTATGAAGATCATGAGTTGCCAAATACAGCACAGAGCTGGCAACGCCTGATTTTTCCAGAGGATTTACCAGGTGTTCTGGAAATTTTCGAGCAACATGTCCAAAGTCGTGGAAAAATCCCCTATTACAATGAGGTGAGATATCGACATAAGGATGGTTCTACCGTTTGGGTCATTTGTTCCGGTTGTGTCATTGAGTGGGATCAAGACGGCAATCCCCTTCGCATGATTGGTTGCCATATTGACATAACACAACGCAAACAAGTAGAAGAAGCCCTCAAAGAGAGCGAACAACGTTATGCAACATTGACAAAAGCGGCTCCTGTAGCTATTTTCCGGCTTGACAATGCTGGTAACTGTATTTACGTTAACGATCGCTGGAGCGATCTCACGGGTAAATCAACACAGGCAGCATTGGGGATGGGGTGGGCAGAAGCAATATACCCAGAAGATCGCGATCGCATCCTCAAGGAATGGTATGAGGCGGAATTAGAGCAAACAGAACTTTTTTACAACGAGGGTAGGCATCTGCGCCCAGATGGCAGTATCAACTGGTTTGACTGCTATCTGTTACGTGAAACTAACGCCAGTGGAGTTATTATCGGCTATATCGGTACACTAACGGATATCACTAATCGCAAACAAGCCGAACAAGAACTCATCCACAACAGAGATTTGCGAGAAGCAATTTTTAACGAATCTGCCGATGCCATCTTTCTCGTTGATCCGCAAACACTGCTCACCTTGGATTGCAATCGGCAGTCGGTAGAACTGTTTGAGGCGGCTGACAAAACTGAATTGCTCAATATTAATGGGCAGAAACTCCAACGCCGTCCATTCACTGCCAGCGAAACGGATGCGATCATAAGAGATATGCAATCAAAAGGTGTTTGGAGCCGAGAGATTGAATATGTGACTCTTCAGGGTAAGATTTTTTGGGGAAACATTGCAGCTAAACCAATTACTGTAGCCGGACGTACTATGAATTTAGTGCGGATCACTGATATCAGCGAACAGCAAGCTGCGCTACGCGATCGCAAACTTGCCGAAGCACAACTGCGGCAGACGAATGAGCAACTTGCTAACACCAACGTGAAACTTGCCCGCGCCACTCGCCTCAAAGACGAATTTCTAGCAAACATGAGCCATGAACTGCGAACACCTCTCAATGCTATTTTGGGGATGTCAGAGGGCTTACAGGAAAGTGTATTCGGCTCCATTAATGAAAGACAAGCAAAAGCGATCGCTACTATTGAGCGCAGTGGCAGACATTTGCTACAACTAATCAACGACATTCTAGACTTGTCTAAAATCGAATCTGGCAAACTGGAACTACAATTGAGTGATGTTTCTGTCAGGAGCCTCTGTGATGCTAGCCTTAGCTTTGTCAAACAGATGGCTTTGAAAAAAAATATTCATCTTAGTATTCATATTTCTGAGAATATTGGCAGCATCCAAGTAGATGATCGCCGCCTGCGTCAAGTACTAATCAACCTGCTGAGTAACGCTGTCAAGTTCACGCCAGAAGGGGGATCTGTAACGCTAGAAGTCCGGGTGGAAGAAGCAGGGGAGCAGGGGAGCAGGGGAGCAGGGGAAGCAGGGGGAGTAAATTGTGCCTTGTCTCCCTTGTCCGCCTCATCTTTTCCAAAGCTCTGTTTCCATGTCACTGACACCGGCATCGGTATCGCCGTTGAAGAAATCGGCAAGCTGTTTCAGCCCTTCATTCAGCTTGACAGCAGCCTTAACCGCCAATACAGTGGCACTGGTCTAGGTTTGGTACTTGTACAAAAGATTCTTACCCTACATGGAGGAACGATCTCAGTGAGCAGTAAATTTGGAGAAGGAAGTTGTTTTACCGTCCGCATTCCCTACCATACCAGCGATAATCTGTTAACAAGGCAGGTAACTGCTTCATTGCCCAGCTATAGTTTAACTGCTGAGAACGCTCAAGTTTTGATTGTGGAAGATTCTGTTGCGGCGGCTGACCAAATTACTCGCTACTTCAGCGAAATGGGAATGCAACCCATCATTTATCCTAAAGGTGAAGGAGCTTTAGAAGAAGTGCTGCGCCTTCAGCCCGCTCTAGTTATCCTGGATCTGCAACTACCGAATCTATCGGGCTGGGACGTGCTAAATCAACTCAAGAGCAACCCAAAAACCAAAGATATTCCAGTAATCATTATTTCAGTCGTGGATGAGCGTAGCAAAGGACTGACTCAAGGAGCATTTGAATATCTAATCAAACCCATTACTCGCGCCCAACTTCAAGGAACTATAAATAAACTGCAACATTCTGCTCATTCTGAGTCGCCAATGGTATTATCAAAAGCCGCTCTGAAACCACCTTTGATTTTGCTGGCAGAAGATAATCAAGCAAATATTGATACCATGTCCGGTTATCTTGAAGGTCGAGGGTATCATCTCATTTTGGCAAACAATGGACAACAAGCTATCGACCTTGTTAAAGTTCAACGCCCCGACTTAATTGTGATGGACATTCAAATGCCAGAAATGGATGGGTTGGAAGCAATGCGCCGCATCCGTGATGATCGGCAATTTGTAGATATTCCGATGATTGCACTAACGGCGCTAGCCATGCCAGGCGATCGCGAAACTTGTTTAGCGGCCGGAGCTAATGAATATTTGACTAAACCCGTAAAACTTAAACAGCTTGTAGCCACAATTCAACAACTTTTAGGAAAGTAG